From Daucus carota subsp. sativus chromosome 6, DH1 v3.0, whole genome shotgun sequence, the proteins below share one genomic window:
- the LOC108225097 gene encoding uncharacterized protein LOC108225097, producing the protein MLALRKLKTLNPQIETLAYQFTQKCFVSGTAKGKAKLKTGQILKRSTVSTKKGAAPPDSSKGPGPRKSEFEQMVDDCLRATAPVRHLKPKERAREAMREKMGLVSESRKLEIQKLKKQSKMQEEDKPGIIGTPGLDLITLGLVNADEIPEYKLTAEDGKKLAKEYSRILMRKHRARQAAETNLLKCKKAAIEALPEELKKAALVPDFAPFPMNSFMATLTPPIEGYMDKINEAAKRKVGKEKLR; encoded by the coding sequence ATGTTAGCCCTGCGAAAActaaaaaccctaaacccccaAATCGAAACCCTAGCTTATCAATTCACCCAAAAATGCTTCGTGAGTGGAACAGCAAAAGGAAAAGCCAAGCTCAAAACGGGTCAAATCCTTAAACGCTCTACTGTCTCCACCAAGAAAGGCGCTGCCCCACCCGATTCCTCCAAAGGGCCGGGTCCGAGAAAATCGGAGTTCGAACAAATGGTCGACGATTGTCTCCGAGCAACTGCGCCTGTCCGACATCTCAAACCCAAGGAGAGGGCCAGGGAAGCAATGCGTGAGAAGATGGGGCTTGTTTCGGAATCTCGAAAACTCGAGATACAGAAGCTGAAGAAGCAGAGTAAAATGCAGGAAGAGGATAAGCCTGGAATAATTGGGACACCTGGATTGGATTTGATTACTCTAGGCTTAGTGAATGCGGATGAGATACCCGAGTATAAGTTGACTGCTGAGGATGGGAAGAAGCTTGCGAAAGAGTATTCGAGGATTTTGATGAGGAAACATAGGGCTAGACAGGCTGCGGAGACTAATTTGTTGAAGTGTAAGAAGGCAGCGATTGAGGCATTACCGGAGGAGTTGAAGAAGGCTGCGCTAGTGCCTGATTTTGCTCCATTTCCTATGAATAGTTTTATGGCAACTCTGACTCCGCCAATTGAAGGTTACATGGATAAGATTAATGAGGCTGCTAAGAGGAAAGTCGGGAAGGAGAAGCTTAGGTGA
- the LOC108226934 gene encoding protein SMALL AUXIN UP-REGULATED RNA 12, which yields MNLKMTVFQEFLNKWQKMGNSVAPTADCDNCCQWALWRFRHQEEEDYIPRDVPKGHLVVYVGKDYKRYVIRITLLDNPLFKALLDQAREEYDFTATSKLWIPCDEDVFLSVLRCAKSRWH from the coding sequence aTGAATTTGAAAATGACAGTTTTCCAGGAATTCCTTAACAAGTGGCAAAAGATGGGTAATAGTGTCGCGCCTACTGCTGACTGTGACAACTGCTGCCAATGGGCATTGTGGCGCTTCAGGCATCAGGAAGAAGAAGACTATATTCCCAGAGATGTCCCGAAGGGTCACTTGGTAGTTTATGTTGGTAAAGATTACAAGAGATATGTAATCAGAATCACTTTACTTGACAACCCGCTCTTTAAGGCATTGCTTGATCAAGCTCGAGAGGAGTATGATTTCACAGCTACCTCAAAACTCTGGATACCTTGCGATGAGGACGTCTTTCTCAGTGTTCTTCGATGTGCAAAGTCTCGATGGCATTAA
- the LOC108226878 gene encoding indole-3-acetic acid-induced protein ARG7, with the protein MKIFKQFINRWQKMGNSVEPAADCDNCCQWALWRFRHQEEDCIPRDVPKGHLVVYVGKEYKRFVIRISLLENPLFMALLDQAREEYDFTATSKLWIPCNEDVFLSVVRCAKSRKHQNVLLTLRGQSTELFTKFYS; encoded by the coding sequence ATGAAGATTTTTAAGCAATTCATTAACAGGTGGCAAAAGATGGGTAATAGTGTCGAACCTGCTGCTGACTGTGACAACTGCTGCCAATGGGCTTTGTGGCGCTTCAGGCATCAAGAAGAAGACTGCATTCCCAGAGATGTCCCAAAGGGTCACTTGGTTGTTTATGTTGGTAAAGAGTACAAGAGATTTGTAATCAGGATCAGTTTACTTGAGAACCCGCTCTTCATGGCACTGCTTGATCAAGCTCGAGAGGAGTATGATTTCACAGCTACATCTAAGCTCTGGATACCCTGCAATGAGGATGTCTTTCTCAGTGTTGTTCGATGTGCAAAATCTCGGAAACATCAAAATGTCCTGCTGACTCTGAGGGGTCAGTCAACAGAGCTCTTCACTAAATTCTATTCTTGA